Genomic segment of Chitinophaga varians:
AAAAATTGATTAGCAATGATTATACGCGCAAAATTGTCGTTTCGAGGCCCGTATATTTTTAAAGCGTCGGCAAAAGATTCCATATCATCAATAGGCATAACGGTAATACCCATCCTGTTAAGATTCGCTTTAACAGTAAGCAAAGCCTCGAAGTTCCTGCTGAACCTATCCCATGAGGTGAAAAGTATAACATCCGGTTTGGCAGCAGACGACTGCAAACGTTCGTAGTATTCTGACCATCCGCTTCTTTCAAAAGTACAGGCGGAGCCGTAGTCGTATATTTTTTCCCGTATGGCTAACTGATGGATAGCACAGTATTCAGTAAGTAGTTTTTCCTGTTGCACAATACAGTATTTGGGGTTGGAAATGTCACCCCTTGCGCGTAGATATAAATCAGCTTTCTTCATGACTTAAAATTTCGGTGATTGTGATTTCAGCAAATAGATAGATAATGTCGAGGATGGCTGCGGCTTCTTCAACAGATACAGTAATGCCCTGTTCACCCAGTATTTTAACTGCGGTTTCCGGCTTCATTTTTTTGTCCATAACACACACTTGTTCATACTTCACAATTCCAAGTGCTACGAGGGATATAACGAAATTACTAATGAAAGCGCATTGTTTTGTTGCCCTGTGAGGTCTCGCAATCACTGTACGATCGTTCCGAACAAAGCAAGATGTATCTATGTGCCACAAATTTGAAAGATTTAGAAAACGTTTAATAAATCGTTGAAAAAATTAAATGTTTGTCGTTTACTCATGGAGGATTTGACCGCCTTTTTTTTGCTTTCTCTCGAAGAGAAATAACGT
This window contains:
- a CDS encoding recombinase family protein — encoded protein: MKKADLYLRARGDISNPKYCIVQQEKLLTEYCAIHQLAIREKIYDYGSACTFERSGWSEYYERLQSSAAKPDVILFTSWDRFSRNFEALLTVKANLNRMGITVMPIDDMESFADALKIYGPRNDNFARIIIANQFF